AAACACGATCACAGAACCCAAACAAACTTCCTAATAcaaaagtaactaaaaatagCTTTGCAAGCCGCTTGGCTGAAACATCTTGTGTGTAAATGTAATACTTGTACATTCTCGGAACGCAGAGGAGAATGAGAATGATATAATGCACTTTGAAGCCAATACCAAAATGAAACACTGAATGGGCAACGGCAAACAGAGCACCATACACGAAGAGGAAGATGGGCATTGTACTGCGGTAATGCCAATCTGGAGAGTAGAGGATGTACATGTACAGCAACACCTCCCATACCATAGGAGTTTCATCACTTTGCTGTTGCCTGAATTAAAGCTCAACATCTGAACAATAAATAGTCATCCAAAACAGAAAGACATTGAATTATTGACAAACAAACTACTACAAttaaacaacccatttttacaAGAGACACAAACTTAAACCTAATAATACTTATTCAACAGAAGAAAAATGTAACCAATGATTAATTCCTGGGGAAAACTGATGCATTTATCAGCACaagcatcatttttttaattaataggcAACTGGTCCCtggaattattaattatttagtccttgaattatttaaatgtgCAAGTTAGCCCCTAATTTCATAAGATTTCATATCGCATCAATCCTTCTTGTACCTCACTTTAGTCCTTATGAATGACTtgacattaaatttgttaacttagcaactaactaaaatacataaataaatcaaaagactAAACTGAAACTGAAAGATAATTTCAGAATTAAGTTGGGGGGTTGATAACCCAAGTCAAATCCCATCATAAACCCTACCCTTATTGTATCTAAACCAAATTAAGAAACTAATTATTCAATCTGAATGTCACAGAATTGAACACCTTATGTATAAAGAAACCTGACAATCTCAATGACGGTAACTAGCTTAGTAGTACTAAAATGGTTCAACATTTAACATaaacatcaattattttatagCACAGCTTCATATTCAGTGTTCAAGTACACCATTGGAAAGTATAGAATTTCTCCCAGCAACAAAAAGGGTATAAAGTCTCATCCACATATGCAACCACACGTGAGAAAAATAGagataaaatcatataaaaactaTCCACCTAATTTAACTAGACATATCATGCTTGAAAACAAGTATTTCTGaggaaataattgttttttcccTCAACAACTCTAGttagttgttaaaaaaaaagactccaaAGCTAATCCAAACATTTAGTCAATATGCATGAGCGGAAGTATTTTCTTTCAGTTTATTAATTTTGGAATATACTTTTGGCTTTCAGCATGTCATCCACCATAATTATATTGGTGAAACTTTGGCTTTCAGCCATCTGCCATTAGTAACAGTATGGAATGTAGATAAACTTTAGTTGCAAAAAGtggcataaaataaaaaaataaaaaattgatttttgtgaGGACGGGCCGTGGGAGAAAAGCAACCCTAGTTGgtcataaaaatgaaaatcaattgagccatatgcaaattaaaaaaaaaaaaaattcatatttctgGTTCAATATCTCCAAATTCAGTTAAAACAATAGCAGATTTCTTGCCAACTgccataggcaatttgtgaaaggAGACCCACTATGGCAGTGCCAAAGGCTGCAATGGCATGTTTAAATGGCAGAATGTTGGCCTTCCGCCATTGATAACACTGATATTTCCTCATTACAACGTGTGACTAGAGTGTGGTGATATATCCCTTGCAAACAGTTCTATAATGCAAAATAAACTTGAAACAAAATGAAACCTATCATAAAAGCAAACATTAATTTATGTAAACtactgcaaaaaagaaaatgatggaGATACTTACACATGTTGCAGCGTGGCATGGTACAACATGCTTCCAATGGCAAGTGTCATATTTGAAACATGAAGAACACTAAATCTTTTCTCAAACCGTTGTCTTAATGCATTTATAAGACCAATCAGAGCCAAAAGTATTGTTGGAATGTTGGatattgtattaaaaaattcagCAATGTAAGACGAATAAGCATAATTTATTTCACAACACTCTTTGGTTGACGTGACTGGACCCCAGAAGCTAGATATAGACTCTGCCATTATCCTCTAATGCCTGATGATTGGTTTATCTATATTTCAGAGCTGCAGAATTCAAAAAATCCTGCAAAGCCATGTAGCAACATAAGACAGGCAGTTTTAAAATATCACATATATGAACATGGTAATTCACAATGAAATATGAAAGCCTGATAGATCAGCATCAGTGTTATCAATTGCGGATTGTGGAAAAGGGCAGAAAGCCAATAATCTATTATATCATATATCAGACAGCCTCATGCAAATAGCAGAAGTTGCATTACGATTGAAATAGAAGAATGACATATAAAATTAGTTCCAAATGAAGATACGGATGCCATTCtatgacaatttttaaaaatatcaatagaAAACCTACAAGGATCTACAGTTAGGTCACTGCATTTACTTGATAAACAATAACTGCGTAGATAAAAACCAAGAGAGAAACCTCAAACCGTTATCGAAATATGGACATGCGATATATATTACAGACATACACACCGGAAGTCTGAATCTGAAGAGATATTCAGTTTTTAATTAAGGCGTTCACCCTTGACTATAGATCATGCGTTAAATCCCAAGGGGAGGAAAATGCCAATGCAATTGATTACATTAAAATGGAaccaaaatgtttttaatgctGATAGACAACGACggtagagaaaaataaaaactcttaAATGCTAATGCCGAATCCGATTCTCTCGGGATGAACAGGGAATCAACAGGAAGCAAGATTTGTTCCTCGGGCAATAAGAAGAGCGAATCTCCGATCGGAAGAGTCCGGAGAGGGAAATGGAATATTGATTGGGGAAAAGCGGCGAAAAAAATATTAGAGCGTATCAAGTGGCAAAAGTGAAGAGAATAATTAGGTCTAGGGTTAAGaaaattgagagagagagagagagagaagcagAA
This region of Glycine soja cultivar W05 chromosome 17, ASM419377v2, whole genome shotgun sequence genomic DNA includes:
- the LOC114394109 gene encoding alkaline ceramidase-like; protein product: MAESISSFWGPVTSTKECCEINYAYSSYIAEFFNTISNIPTILLALIGLINALRQRFEKRFSVLHVSNMTLAIGSMLYHATLQHVQQQSDETPMVWEVLLYMYILYSPDWHYRSTMPIFLFVYGALFAVAHSVFHFGIGFKVHYIILILLCVPRMYKYYIYTQDVSAKRLAKLFLVTFVLGSLFGFCDRVFCKEISRWPINPQGHALWHVFMGFNSYFANTFLMFCRAQQRGWSPKVLHLMGVPYVKIEKPKSQ